The Metamycoplasma phocicerebrale genome includes a region encoding these proteins:
- a CDS encoding MATE family efflux transporter — protein MKQNLSIESFNEQFDWKKEFKYLLKLSFPIFIQTFLFAIFTIVGSLATTFYNRVYHLDGSYNGYYFYLFAKVFVVYKIITFLPLIYQLGVLVVASNLFGQNKQKEMIKLMWSAFYISFIINGVAFLIIFFSAAKLLESAGAKNNGILSWKTLDDFQKFQNNIKLANIKDVSNLPLNHYIFKGGIYGSQIFENTNLYVEVLNENAFGVQFLRLSSADIFLSSIAFILNSLLQAIKKNKLAIIGVIAGSLLRLLWTFSILFAANFALLASLEILLGSVVNVIISSILVNKFVFNKCTIKFKETWNNKYIKEIIKLGVPISLETGIWFISQYLLSKAIPDAKLSDKFIGLWRAINNLYDIFGAYLLALSFVTSSIVATEIGKKQIIKAKNIGNLSFKIGLISQLIFSLMGILLTHPLLKIYSIEDELINKYCYFIMGIFMIKAILDVGPLTLLRALWGANDVWMPNLISLLTMIGLQISLVYILILFKGANLSNGLFLISLSALALADPLFRTILYYTRWNSEYWEKYAKKL, from the coding sequence ATGAAACAAAATTTAAGTATAGAAAGTTTTAATGAACAATTTGATTGAAAAAAAGAGTTTAAGTATTTGCTTAAACTTTCTTTTCCAATTTTTATTCAAACTTTTTTATTTGCAATTTTTACTATAGTCGGATCACTAGCTACTACTTTTTATAATCGTGTATATCATTTAGATGGATCTTATAATGGTTATTATTTTTATTTATTTGCCAAAGTTTTTGTTGTTTATAAAATAATTACTTTTTTACCATTAATTTATCAACTGGGTGTTTTAGTAGTAGCCTCTAATCTATTTGGGCAAAACAAACAAAAGGAAATGATTAAACTAATGTGATCGGCTTTTTATATTTCTTTTATTATAAATGGCGTTGCTTTTTTGATTATTTTTTTTAGCGCAGCTAAATTGTTAGAATCTGCAGGAGCTAAAAATAATGGTATATTGAGTTGAAAAACATTAGATGATTTTCAAAAATTTCAAAATAATATAAAATTAGCTAATATCAAAGATGTTTCGAATCTTCCACTAAACCATTATATATTTAAGGGCGGTATTTATGGTTCTCAAATATTTGAAAACACAAATCTTTATGTAGAGGTACTAAATGAAAACGCTTTTGGGGTACAATTTTTAAGATTATCAAGTGCGGATATATTTCTATCTTCTATAGCATTTATTCTTAATTCTTTATTACAAGCAATTAAGAAAAATAAACTTGCTATTATTGGTGTAATAGCCGGCTCTTTGTTAAGACTTTTATGAACTTTTAGTATTCTTTTTGCAGCTAATTTTGCTTTATTGGCTTCTTTAGAAATACTTTTAGGATCAGTTGTTAATGTAATTATTTCTTCTATATTAGTTAATAAATTTGTTTTTAATAAATGTACAATTAAATTTAAAGAAACGTGAAATAATAAGTATATTAAAGAAATAATAAAACTGGGTGTACCTATTTCATTAGAAACTGGTATTTGATTTATATCTCAATATCTTTTATCAAAAGCTATTCCTGATGCTAAACTAAGTGATAAATTTATAGGTTTGTGAAGAGCTATAAACAACTTATATGATATTTTTGGGGCTTATTTACTAGCTCTTAGTTTTGTAACTTCTTCTATAGTTGCTACAGAAATAGGCAAAAAACAAATAATAAAAGCTAAAAATATTGGTAATCTTTCATTTAAAATAGGTTTAATATCACAATTAATTTTTTCACTAATGGGAATATTATTGACGCACCCATTACTAAAAATTTATTCAATCGAAGATGAATTAATTAATAAATATTGTTATTTTATAATGGGTATTTTTATGATAAAAGCTATTTTAGATGTCGGGCCATTAACCTTGCTAAGAGCTTTGTGAGGAGCAAACGATGTTTGAATGCCTAATTTAATTTCATTATTAACAATGATAGGACTACAAATATCTTTAGTTTATATATTAATTTTATTTAAGGGCGCTAATCTTTCTAATGGGTTATTTTTAATTTCTTTAAGTGCTTTAGCTCTGGCGGACCCTTTATTTAGAACCATTTTATATTACACTCGCTGAAATTCTGAATATTGAGAAAAATATGCCAAAAAACTTTAA
- a CDS encoding peptide ABC transporter permease translates to MHNNPFSFAKNKISTNSQYIRHQTQRKQYWKRFFSNKINIVWFSLFVLLVITLIISSFFIKNSPTKSIDSSTNLVNNLPSYLNETIRRDLNRGEELEFIRNIAQIEVINALKEHRNPIFYIIFDSAKHLGGDQTIHTDIVTLVYNPYKLIEAINHINLSSKIIIPNGLYLGTNNYGIDIFARSISSIWITITVIIAAIIINIFIGFNLALLNNFYTNNIFVKFIDKLVNSISVIPEIIWVFLLSIFIGTEWYSLFISLSLVCWISYYNFAKEEIKILLTKEFIIATMAIGTSKIRLAYVHIFKNLLPNFFILLVERFSINILIASSLAFLDFINETNNLNIGSILKEAIGLAPNNPSYLIIVSIYIIAFSLTLKLLSSSLSNSFNPKIN, encoded by the coding sequence ATGCATAATAATCCTTTTTCTTTTGCAAAAAATAAGATAAGTACAAATTCTCAATATATAAGACACCAAACTCAAAGAAAACAATATTGAAAAAGATTTTTTTCTAATAAAATCAACATTGTATGATTTAGTTTATTTGTATTATTAGTGATTACATTAATAATTTCTAGTTTTTTTATTAAAAATAGTCCAACAAAATCTATTGATAGTTCAACTAATTTGGTTAACAATTTGCCTTCTTATTTAAATGAAACTATTAGAAGAGATCTTAATAGAGGAGAAGAATTAGAATTTATAAGAAATATAGCTCAAATTGAAGTTATAAATGCTTTGAAAGAACATAGAAATCCTATATTTTATATTATTTTTGACTCTGCCAAACATTTAGGAGGAGATCAAACAATACATACAGATATTGTAACTCTTGTATATAACCCTTATAAATTAATTGAAGCTATTAATCATATAAATTTAAGCTCAAAAATTATTATTCCAAATGGGCTATATTTAGGAACCAATAACTATGGAATAGATATTTTTGCAAGGTCTATTTCTTCTATATGAATAACAATAACTGTCATTATTGCGGCTATTATTATTAATATTTTTATTGGATTTAATTTAGCATTATTAAACAATTTTTATACAAATAACATATTTGTAAAATTTATAGATAAATTAGTAAATTCAATAAGTGTTATACCAGAAATTATTTGAGTCTTTTTATTATCTATTTTTATAGGAACGGAGTGATATTCACTATTTATTAGCTTATCTTTAGTATGTTGAATCTCTTATTATAATTTTGCAAAAGAAGAAATTAAAATTTTATTAACAAAAGAGTTTATTATTGCCACCATGGCAATAGGAACTTCTAAAATAAGATTAGCTTATGTCCATATTTTTAAAAACTTGTTACCTAACTTTTTTATTTTATTGGTAGAAAGATTTTCAATAAATATTTTAATTGCTTCTTCCTTAGCTTTTTTAGATTTTATTAATGAAACTAATAATTTAAATATTGGTTCTATTTTAAAGGAAGCTATTGGTTTGGCTCCAAACAATCCTAGTTATTTAATTATTGTTTCTATTTATATAATAGCATTTAGTTTAACCTTAAAATTATTATCAAGTAGTTTATCCAATAGTTTTAATCCTAAAATTAATTAA
- a CDS encoding ABC transporter permease subunit produces the protein MNKAFVNLFKNIAFYFFIFFISLIIIFFAINVLIEPQIKKNIATYSQISPNYFDRLGIFLKNLFTFNPGKIYSSELASAESNIMLLYLKQFKWTILISLLIFVISFFIGNILGISSAYKFNKSYDVSMSLLVSFLGSLPLLIIAVLALSNSSILGYPSQFINNSKLTIVSLLVPILISSFSTIAIFFSKARKVTFETLKSNYYLFAKTQGLNNAQLLRKIVIKDVIASELNLFFMVYILLFIISILIERIFSIPGQSILISFAFKKGEIDIIMFYFTFNFILISIMLLLNNFIIIKLNPALKKQNTFPFIFKRKKRSQNA, from the coding sequence ATGAATAAGGCTTTTGTTAACTTATTTAAAAATATAGCCTTCTATTTTTTTATTTTTTTTATTTCCTTAATCATAATTTTCTTTGCCATAAATGTATTAATAGAACCACAAATCAAAAAAAATATAGCTACATATAGTCAAATTTCACCAAACTACTTTGACAGACTTGGAATATTTTTAAAAAACTTATTTACTTTTAATCCTGGAAAAATTTATTCATCTGAACTAGCTTCAGCAGAATCAAATATAATGCTTTTATATTTAAAACAATTTAAATGAACAATTTTAATTAGTTTATTAATTTTTGTTATTAGTTTTTTTATAGGAAACATTTTAGGAATAAGCTCAGCTTATAAATTTAATAAATCGTACGATGTTTCAATGTCATTATTAGTTTCTTTTTTAGGTTCTTTGCCTTTGTTAATAATTGCTGTTTTAGCTTTAAGCAATTCTAGTATATTGGGTTATCCTTCACAATTTATAAATAATTCAAAATTGACTATAGTTTCTTTGCTTGTTCCTATTTTAATATCTTCTTTTTCAACAATTGCAATTTTCTTTTCGAAAGCAAGAAAAGTTACATTTGAAACGCTAAAGTCAAATTATTATTTATTTGCAAAAACTCAGGGATTAAATAATGCACAATTACTTAGAAAAATTGTAATTAAAGATGTTATAGCCTCGGAATTAAACTTATTTTTTATGGTTTACATTTTGTTATTCATCATTTCTATTTTAATTGAAAGAATATTTTCAATACCTGGACAAAGTATTTTAATTTCTTTTGCATTTAAAAAAGGCGAAATAGATATTATTATGTTTTATTTTACTTTTAATTTTATATTAATTTCAATAATGCTTTTACTTAATAATTTTATAATTATTAAACTAAACCCTGCCTTAAAAAAACAAAATACGTTTCCTTTTATTTTTAAAAGAAAAAAAAGGAGTCAAAATGCATAA
- a CDS encoding Vmc-like lipoprotein signal peptide domain-containing protein, translating to MKKKLTILSILAPIGLIATTPIIAASCGKKTQQKQTEKANKIVNLTKSLEEYKEFSDSATVDKINKFVEEAKNLNENSKAEILDSFIERANEALINLKNLNTTELHGMKVFKIAFGQKNELASHVVKAIKSAKSWEAIKTVLKEHSIKIEEPKDKKIELNSTTHAHDEEGMIHLDLFIGEKKEKARFEIIGFKKQEAAVNIKNWKFHLHGLKGKKLPTQDELFKELKAAQGTNFETLLNKLKEYIEITTIDESNKDMEFKINFEDTEHTKIHEKDLLLQIQVYNKSQPDTILETKNIEIEFGHHHHHDGDR from the coding sequence ATGAAAAAGAAATTAACAATATTATCAATTTTAGCTCCTATTGGATTAATAGCTACAACTCCAATAATAGCTGCATCATGTGGCAAAAAAACACAACAAAAACAAACAGAAAAAGCTAATAAAATTGTAAATCTTACAAAATCTTTAGAAGAATATAAAGAATTTTCTGATTCTGCTACTGTAGATAAAATTAATAAGTTTGTTGAAGAAGCTAAAAACTTAAATGAAAATTCTAAGGCAGAGATTTTGGATAGTTTTATAGAAAGAGCCAATGAAGCTTTAATAAATTTAAAAAATTTAAACACAACAGAATTGCATGGAATGAAAGTATTCAAAATAGCTTTTGGGCAAAAAAATGAATTAGCTAGCCATGTAGTTAAGGCTATAAAAAGCGCTAAATCATGAGAAGCAATAAAAACAGTTTTAAAAGAACACTCAATTAAAATCGAAGAACCAAAAGATAAAAAAATTGAATTGAATTCAACAACCCATGCTCATGACGAGGAAGGAATGATTCACCTTGATTTGTTTATTGGAGAAAAAAAAGAAAAAGCAAGATTTGAAATTATAGGATTTAAAAAACAAGAAGCTGCTGTTAATATTAAGAATTGAAAATTCCATCTACATGGTTTAAAAGGTAAGAAATTGCCAACTCAAGATGAATTATTCAAAGAATTAAAAGCTGCTCAAGGAACAAATTTTGAAACTCTTTTAAACAAATTAAAAGAATACATTGAAATTACTACAATAGATGAATCAAATAAAGACATGGAATTTAAAATTAACTTCGAAGATACAGAACACACAAAGATTCATGAAAAAGATCTTTTATTGCAAATTCAAGTTTACAATAAATCACAACCTGATACAATATTAGAAACTAAAAACATTGAAATAGAATTTGGACATCATCATCACCATGATGGAGATAGATAA
- a CDS encoding IS30 family transposase translates to MNYKAFKKYFHISYEERFFIKKLMDNGYSIRKIARRLRRSPSTISREIKRNLDLTGNYDSCAANIKSFKRHSHKYMFRFNVNFSYKEFTNIFIQKYDKKFFGIKSTYHYIKTNFKIKLPSLRTVFNWIKSNQWTIKKHNRLRSFYKKGGKRTASVVSRLVTSASYVFPIWTRPKSIDLRQEYGHWEADLVIGKRSTGFRNILTLTERKTRIGFATFVLSKSGYEINTQLRKLIKENSLIVKSITIDNGIEFEKIGILAKWLKIKIYRAEPYASFQRGSNENWNGLIRREYKKGFNFNTINIETLQNISNKINEMPREILGWKSSKELFLKENYI, encoded by the coding sequence ATGAATTATAAAGCATTTAAAAAATATTTTCACATTTCTTATGAAGAAAGATTTTTTATCAAAAAATTAATGGATAATGGCTATTCAATACGAAAAATTGCTAGACGATTACGCAGAAGTCCTTCAACCATTTCTAGAGAAATAAAAAGAAATCTTGATTTAACTGGAAATTATGATTCTTGTGCAGCAAATATAAAATCGTTTAAAAGACATTCTCATAAATATATGTTTAGATTTAATGTTAATTTTAGCTATAAAGAATTTACTAACATTTTTATTCAAAAATATGACAAAAAGTTTTTTGGTATAAAATCAACATATCACTATATTAAAACTAATTTTAAAATTAAATTACCATCACTAAGAACTGTTTTTAATTGGATAAAAAGCAATCAATGAACAATTAAAAAACATAATAGATTAAGGAGTTTTTATAAAAAGGGCGGCAAACGAACAGCTTCAGTTGTAAGCAGATTAGTTACAAGCGCTAGCTATGTTTTTCCGATTTGAACTAGACCTAAATCTATAGATTTAAGACAAGAATATGGTCATTGAGAAGCTGATCTAGTAATTGGCAAGCGCAGCACTGGTTTCAGAAATATTTTAACTTTAACAGAACGAAAAACAAGAATAGGCTTTGCAACATTTGTTTTAAGTAAATCAGGTTATGAAATTAATACTCAACTACGCAAGCTAATAAAAGAAAATAGTTTAATTGTTAAAAGTATAACAATTGACAATGGTATAGAATTTGAAAAAATAGGAATATTAGCCAAATGATTAAAAATAAAAATTTATCGAGCTGAACCTTATGCATCATTTCAACGTGGTTCAAATGAAAATTGAAATGGTTTAATTAGAAGGGAATATAAAAAAGGTTTTAACTTTAATACAATCAACATTGAAACGTTACAAAATATTTCAAATAAAATAAATGAAATGCCAAGAGAAATACTTGGTTGAAAATCTTCAAAAGAACTATTTTTAAAAGAAAATTACATCTAA
- a CDS encoding thymidine kinase, which produces MCVECSKGSIEIITGPMYSGKSEELLRKCRTLFYMGFNTLIIKPEFDNRFSDDEIVSRSGLRKKTTSLSDIKKVYDLLKKEKYDAILIDEAHFFNNDIVEVADDLANKGYLVIIAGLDQDYLHKPFGPMPALIAIAEKVTKLQAICVVCKNPASMSYRKINSDEQKLLGDYNEYEPRCRKCYNLGKNAKK; this is translated from the coding sequence ATGTGTGTTGAATGTTCAAAAGGATCGATAGAAATTATTACTGGACCAATGTATAGTGGTAAAAGTGAAGAATTATTAAGAAAATGTAGAACATTATTTTATATGGGTTTTAATACCTTAATTATAAAACCTGAATTTGATAATAGATTTTCTGATGACGAAATAGTTAGTCGAAGTGGTTTAAGAAAAAAAACCACTTCATTAAGTGATATTAAAAAGGTATATGATTTATTAAAAAAAGAAAAATATGATGCAATATTAATTGATGAAGCACACTTCTTTAATAACGATATTGTCGAAGTAGCTGATGATTTAGCTAATAAAGGATATTTGGTAATCATAGCAGGTTTAGACCAAGATTATTTACATAAACCTTTTGGACCTATGCCAGCCTTAATTGCAATAGCTGAAAAAGTTACTAAATTGCAGGCAATTTGTGTCGTATGTAAAAATCCAGCTTCAATGTCTTATAGAAAAATAAATAGTGATGAGCAAAAACTATTAGGCGATTATAATGAATATGAACCTAGGTGTCGCAAATGCTATAATTTAGGAAAAAATGCAAAAAAATAA
- the ychF gene encoding redox-regulated ATPase YchF — MSLKAGIVGLPNVGKSTLFSALTLNEVESANYAFTTIEPNVAIVNLEDNRLYKLANMVKAKKIVPATFQFVDIAGLVEGASKGEGLGNKFLANIREVDAIVHVVRCFENEDIVHVKNKIDPIEDLKIINLELILADLQTTENIINRIGKRAQNSNDKELKKEFELLLKIRELLQNETILKNADFDEEELQLIKNYQFLTIKPTIYVANLDVESYKNINNAVHYQNLKKYLEKQNEIVIPICIKIEYEVSQFSPEEKTMFLNEYNIEQSGLDTIISKSFYLLDQSTYFTAGEIEARAWVFRNGMNAAECAGIIHTDFEKKFVKAEVIKYENYITCGGEKQAKEAGKMSLEGRNYIMQDGDVCYFKIAK, encoded by the coding sequence ATGTCATTAAAAGCAGGTATCGTAGGTTTACCTAATGTAGGCAAGAGTACTCTTTTTTCAGCCTTAACTTTAAATGAAGTCGAATCAGCTAATTATGCTTTTACTACAATAGAACCAAATGTTGCAATAGTTAATTTAGAAGACAATCGTTTGTATAAATTAGCGAATATGGTTAAAGCTAAAAAAATTGTTCCAGCTACTTTTCAATTTGTGGATATTGCCGGACTTGTTGAAGGAGCTTCAAAAGGTGAAGGCTTAGGTAATAAATTTTTGGCAAACATTAGAGAAGTTGATGCGATTGTTCATGTTGTTAGATGTTTTGAAAACGAAGATATAGTTCATGTTAAAAATAAAATTGATCCTATTGAAGACTTAAAAATTATAAATTTAGAGCTTATATTAGCTGATTTACAAACAACAGAAAACATAATTAATCGTATTGGCAAGAGAGCTCAAAATTCCAACGATAAAGAACTAAAAAAAGAATTTGAATTACTTTTAAAAATTAGAGAATTATTACAAAATGAAACAATTTTAAAAAATGCAGATTTTGACGAAGAAGAATTACAACTAATTAAAAATTATCAGTTTTTAACAATTAAACCAACAATTTATGTTGCAAACCTAGATGTTGAATCATATAAAAATATAAATAATGCTGTACATTATCAAAATTTGAAAAAATATTTAGAAAAACAAAACGAAATTGTAATTCCTATATGTATAAAAATAGAGTATGAAGTTAGTCAATTTAGTCCCGAAGAAAAAACAATGTTTTTAAATGAATATAATATTGAACAATCGGGTTTAGATACAATTATTTCTAAAAGTTTTTATTTATTGGATCAATCAACTTATTTTACAGCAGGTGAGATTGAAGCAAGAGCATGAGTTTTTAGAAATGGAATGAACGCTGCTGAATGTGCTGGAATAATTCACACTGACTTTGAAAAGAAATTTGTTAAAGCAGAAGTTATTAAATATGAAAATTATATTACTTGTGGTGGAGAAAAACAAGCTAAAGAAGCTGGCAAAATGTCTTTAGAAGGAAGAAACTATATAATGCAAGATGGAGACGTTTGTTATTTTAAAATAGCAAAATAG
- a CDS encoding MAG4270 family putative restriction endonuclease, which produces MSSYLEKYRLYFITKSLNSKESNSAKARGYIDIFMEDNDWLIEGININFDYLEIDQYTTPSWFIKKNINFKTREKLFSKINLKQEKRPSTSSNKTIILNKEQINIVNKFFNEDYFSNNKTIKNIISILKGNNAGGSLKNPKNAEMIIDLKYKRNIYKYEKYKFNLFMVLDLIIKNQKHEKEIRHENYKIYNENLNEKDYYDFLDKFFNETNFSYNSNFKNFKELIEIANIQNKNEVENNIWINKCEELKKLLGSFKNFRENYIDNKINTLRAKASQERINVFEFENSYRKRNFETQNAHIYDVKYIRQDLEEFTIKERKKEPKITNEKIANKFEFNEILSKVCNKNNLLNLSLEMHWEFDKNSFTYQENGKIKILKQDFILEEYEKCFSEIPNNKLNKEMINFIIQRNQKRQNK; this is translated from the coding sequence ATGTCATCTTATTTAGAAAAATATAGACTATACTTTATTACCAAATCCTTAAATAGCAAGGAATCCAATTCTGCAAAAGCTAGAGGATATATTGATATTTTTATGGAAGATAATGATTGATTAATAGAAGGTATAAATATTAATTTTGATTACTTAGAAATTGATCAATATACAACACCCTCTTGATTTATTAAAAAAAATATTAATTTTAAGACAAGGGAAAAACTTTTTTCAAAAATTAATTTAAAACAAGAAAAAAGACCAAGCACTTCTTCTAATAAAACAATTATTTTAAATAAAGAACAAATTAATATTGTTAATAAATTTTTTAATGAAGATTATTTTTCAAACAATAAAACAATTAAAAATATTATTTCAATACTTAAGGGCAATAATGCTGGTGGATCATTAAAGAATCCAAAAAATGCAGAAATGATAATTGATTTGAAATATAAAAGAAACATTTATAAATATGAAAAATATAAGTTTAATTTATTTATGGTTTTAGATTTAATTATAAAAAATCAAAAACATGAAAAAGAAATAAGACATGAAAATTATAAAATCTATAATGAAAATTTAAATGAAAAAGACTATTATGATTTTTTGGATAAATTTTTTAATGAAACAAACTTTAGTTATAACAGTAATTTTAAAAATTTTAAAGAATTAATAGAAATAGCAAATATTCAGAATAAAAATGAAGTAGAAAATAATATTTGAATAAATAAATGTGAAGAATTAAAAAAGCTTTTAGGTTCTTTTAAAAATTTTAGAGAAAATTACATAGACAATAAAATTAATACTCTTAGAGCTAAAGCAAGTCAAGAAAGAATAAATGTTTTTGAATTTGAAAATAGTTACAGAAAAAGAAATTTTGAAACACAAAATGCTCATATATATGATGTTAAGTATATTAGACAAGATTTAGAAGAATTTACTATAAAAGAAAGAAAAAAAGAACCTAAAATAACTAATGAAAAAATAGCAAATAAATTTGAATTCAATGAAATACTAAGCAAAGTATGCAATAAAAACAATTTATTAAATTTATCATTAGAAATGCATTGGGAATTTGATAAAAATAGTTTTACTTACCAAGAAAATGGAAAAATAAAAATATTAAAGCAAGATTTCATATTAGAAGAATATGAAAAGTGTTTTAGTGAAATACCTAATAATAAATTAAACAAAGAAATGATTAATTTCATAATTCAAAGAAATCAAAAAAGACAAAATAAATAG
- the dcm gene encoding DNA (cytosine-5-)-methyltransferase, giving the protein MTKFNKLPKNIDILTYSFPCQDISQQGLQKGLNNTRSGLLYEIERILKSNKDKLPKVLLLENVKALMSKKFINQFQDWIKTLQSLGYKSEYKIINSTEYGSCQNRERVFCVSWLDQSKSFSFPKPFEHKNSLDKIIQNKNMNSFNHLLKYKFDNFKKTKNNIWKSKLLNYTKFNSEAYIYLPKNYGPTLTASGANSRLKFYFEKENEIKNINAYQSFLYMGFDRDDYKKIKKSNLLSESKIIYLCGNSISVEVLEQIFSEVIKCHLI; this is encoded by the coding sequence ATAACAAAGTTTAATAAATTACCAAAAAATATTGATATTTTAACTTATTCTTTCCCCTGCCAAGATATATCTCAACAAGGATTACAAAAAGGTCTTAATAATACTAGAAGTGGTTTGCTTTATGAAATAGAAAGAATATTAAAAAGCAATAAAGATAAATTACCAAAAGTTTTACTATTGGAAAATGTAAAAGCCTTAATGTCCAAAAAATTCATTAATCAATTTCAGGATTGAATTAAAACATTGCAATCTTTAGGATACAAATCTGAATATAAAATAATAAACTCAACTGAATATGGCAGCTGCCAAAATAGGGAGCGAGTTTTTTGTGTTTCATGATTAGACCAATCAAAGTCTTTTTCATTCCCTAAACCTTTTGAACACAAAAATAGTTTAGATAAAATTATCCAAAACAAAAACATGAATAGTTTTAATCATTTATTAAAATATAAATTTGATAATTTTAAAAAAACAAAAAATAATATTTGAAAATCTAAATTATTGAACTATACAAAATTTAACTCAGAAGCCTATATTTATTTGCCCAAAAATTATGGGCCAACTTTAACAGCAAGTGGAGCAAATAGCAGACTAAAATTTTATTTTGAAAAAGAAAATGAAATTAAAAATATTAATGCTTATCAATCTTTTTTATATATGGGATTTGATAGAGATGATTACAAAAAAATAAAAAAATCTAATTTATTAAGTGAATCTAAAATTATTTATTTATGTGGTAATTCTATAAGTGTAGAGGTATTAGAACAAATTTTTAGTGAGGTAATTAAATGTCATCTTATTTAG
- the dcm_N gene encoding DNA (cytosine-5-)-methyltransferase N-terminal subunit: MKKIKLYEMFAGIGSQYKALKNISKTLNLEVESLGSCDFYIDAIIAYMIIHYKKVKPETKYSKKQMEDLLNSFAWSANSKNVIKNNYFSSMNEKKLRNIFPYLFGYINNDYFFNKFNIDKRERERERESNWYNKV; the protein is encoded by the coding sequence ATGAAAAAAATTAAACTATATGAAATGTTTGCGGGAATTGGCAGTCAATATAAAGCTTTAAAAAATATATCTAAAACATTAAATCTTGAAGTTGAAAGTTTAGGGTCATGTGATTTTTATATTGATGCTATTATTGCATATATGATAATACATTATAAAAAAGTCAAACCTGAAACAAAATATTCAAAAAAACAAATGGAAGATTTACTTAATTCTTTTGCCTGAAGTGCAAATAGTAAAAATGTTATAAAAAATAATTATTTTTCTTCTATGAATGAAAAAAAACTAAGAAATATTTTTCCATATTTATTTGGATATATAAATAATGATTATTTTTTTAATAAATTTAATATAGACAAGAGAGAGAGAGAGAGAGAGAGAGAGTCAAACTGATATAACAAAGTTTAA